From Diadema setosum chromosome 5, eeDiaSeto1, whole genome shotgun sequence, the proteins below share one genomic window:
- the LOC140228481 gene encoding uncharacterized protein: MKRLRSLPLEPKGHNFSFYEKLLLLDLINEHGKELIEENDTLSFFRRTRIWRVIHTEYNRQQGVSERSEKQLRLLWKNLKARSKREFRLNAAKYRVPGSQIQDPLLRKMNMMIGLDTDISLSPRAAPSAARALPSACSSSGLPTTALASRAVVRVEKARTSQLQIARTYSMAPSTQVGDSTSHMHNTMRPQKEQIATSSAISTQNFTQNSVELNSPPPILIPDEQYMPGQHESKISVATVPNPQTHYGAVPEMCSTVDAERAGAAAAAATKRRKKTVPRKAPSAVKPDAISSVTNDDVIAVQGSSDISDDFLIKSEVAEEEENNDEWQELAEVDQQTDPNDESLSGATEPYQQASTVGPVLQNNLHNHILIGQRRRRLTSRKTTAEQNDFATSFQPNPHEDPGRVSPEEIGDVAMSEVDTLSGQPPLVLLDAPEGTLGHGNGACECRLHGCVEYHSQMIEMAKKEHDTKMASMLMKRKQIMQIKRREHLAKMENFRLNKEILRLKKRKLELEIKNGMYLDEMDDALEESNFH; encoded by the exons ATGAAACGCTTAAGAAGTCTGCCGCTGGAGCCCAAGGGGCATAACTTCAGTTTCTATGAGAAGCTCTTGCTCCTCGACTTGATCAACGAGCACGGAAAGGAATTGATCGAGGAGAACGACACGTTGTCGTTCTTTCGCAGGACGCGAATCTGGCGAGTCATCCACACGGAGTACAACCGGCAGCAGGGAGTCAGCGAACGGTCCGAGAAGCAGCTCCGGCTGCTCTGGAAGAACTTGAAGGCGAGATCCAAGCGAGAGTTTCGCCTGAACGCGGCGAAATATCGCGTTCCCGGGAGTCAGATCCAGGACCCGTTACTGCGCAAGATGAACATGATGATAG GCCTGGATACGGACATCTCACTGTCGCCAAG GGCCGCGCCGTCAGCCGCCAGAGCCTTACCATCAGCTTGCTCGTCGAGTGGGCTCCCAACGACGGCTTTGGCTTCTAGGGCAGTAGTCCGCGTAGAGAAAGCCAGAACGAGTCAGCTTCAGATCGCACGAACTTACAGCATGGCACCATCAACTCAGGTCGGTGATTCGACCTCGCATATGCATAACACAATGAGACCCCAAAAAGAGCAGATTGCGACCTCCTCCGCCATTTCCACGCAGAACTTTACTCAGAACAGCGTCGAGCTGAACAGTCCACCTCCCATTCTCATTCCGGACGAGCAATATATGCCTGGTCAACATGAGAGCAAGATCTCCGTCGCGACAGTTCCGAATCCTCAAACACATTATGGAGCGGTACCAGAGATGTGTTCCACCGTCGACGCCGAGCGTGCCGGTGCTGCAGCAGCCGCAGCGACGAAGCGACGCAAGAAAACTGTGCCTAGGAAGGCGCCCTCTGCAGTTAAACCTGACGCGATCAGCAGCGTGACCAATGATGACGTTATAGCTGTCCAG GGTTCCAGCGATATTTCAGATGACTTTTTGATAAAGAGCGAAGTGGCTGAGGAAGAG GAAAATAATGACGAATGGCAAGAACTGGCGGAGGTTGATCAGCAAACGGACCCGAACGATGAGTCGTTGTCGGGGGCTACAGAGCCATACCAGCAGGCGTCAACGGTGGGACCCGTCCTGCAGAATAATCTACACAACCACATTCTCATCGGACAGCGCCGCCGGCGACTAACAAGTAGAAAAACTACAGCAGAGCAGAACGATTTCGCCACCAGCTTCCAGCCGAACCCCCACGAAGACCCTGGTCGGGTATCTCCGGAAGAGATCGGCGATGTTGCCATGTCGGAGGTTGACACGTTGTCAGGCCAGCCGCCATTAGTGCTTCTGGATGCCCCGGAAGGAACACTGGGACATGGGAATGGGGCGTGTGAATGCAGATTGCACGGTTGCGTGGAGTACCATTCTCAGATGATTGAAATGGCCAAGAAAGAGCACGACACGAAGATGGCATCTATGCTAATGAAGAGGAAA CAAATCATGCAGATCAAACGGCGCGAGCATCTAGCGAAGATGGAGAACTTCCGGCTGAACAAGGAGATCCTCCGCCTCAAAAAGCGCAAACTTGAGCTGGAGATTAAGAACGGGATGTACCTCGATGAGATGGACGATGCATTAGAAGAAAGTAACTTCCACTAG